In the genome of candidate division KSB1 bacterium, one region contains:
- a CDS encoding c-type cytochrome, protein MDFLDNMALYPSSEHIVLLKVIIGLMLLVHMPYISILLGGSLFSLFFSMLDKREPNATHLRFSKDLIHLITSKKSAPILLGVLPLLSLILSFAQLYQGSDLKITQYLLIVSLFSISGFILLYLFKSSFEKREQQFSTHVLLGLGVFVAFMVGYLIFSATTSLMFFPEKWNFVYTSFPIFVYENELPRAALFLFFTFAFTAAAILYFFLSWPGRKEIDATYGDFIRKFGAVVGLIFVLLIPIVVVWNLITFPDVAASESVFAVWGVTLLLLLITAILFNSIIKSQNRKLVTSTFILFLVTFGVMSVNDRIAAGNARYEQEKLLAAKADEIHQEILAARAAKSAAATQINGEEIFTNICTACHQFDQRVVGPPYMSVLAKYENDKDALVQFIMNPSKIDTDYPPMPNQNLRKPEASAVADYLLQEYVNRK, encoded by the coding sequence ATGGATTTTCTTGATAATATGGCTCTTTATCCATCCTCAGAGCATATTGTCTTGCTCAAAGTAATTATCGGATTAATGTTACTTGTTCATATGCCCTATATCAGCATATTACTGGGTGGATCTCTGTTTTCATTATTTTTTAGTATGTTAGACAAACGCGAGCCGAATGCCACACATTTAAGATTTTCAAAAGATCTGATTCACTTAATTACCTCAAAAAAAAGCGCACCCATTTTATTAGGAGTATTGCCCTTACTCAGTCTTATTCTATCGTTTGCCCAATTGTATCAAGGATCAGACCTTAAAATTACACAATATTTATTAATTGTATCCTTGTTTTCAATCAGTGGTTTCATTTTACTTTACCTGTTTAAATCATCGTTCGAAAAGCGGGAACAACAGTTCTCAACCCATGTTTTATTGGGACTGGGTGTTTTCGTGGCTTTTATGGTTGGATATTTAATATTTTCCGCCACGACTTCTTTGATGTTTTTCCCGGAAAAATGGAATTTCGTTTATACTTCCTTCCCGATTTTTGTTTATGAGAATGAGTTGCCCCGCGCAGCCCTATTTTTATTTTTTACTTTCGCTTTTACAGCTGCCGCAATTCTGTATTTTTTCCTGAGTTGGCCCGGAAGAAAAGAGATTGATGCTACATATGGCGATTTCATTCGAAAATTTGGCGCTGTGGTTGGATTGATCTTTGTCCTGTTAATTCCGATTGTTGTTGTGTGGAATTTAATTACTTTCCCGGATGTTGCGGCTTCCGAATCGGTTTTTGCCGTCTGGGGAGTAACTTTATTATTGTTATTAATCACGGCAATCCTTTTCAATTCAATAATAAAATCGCAAAATAGAAAACTGGTTACTTCCACATTTATTTTGTTTTTGGTAACCTTTGGAGTTATGTCTGTTAACGATCGTATTGCAGCAGGGAATGCCCGCTATGAACAAGAAAAATTGTTGGCTGCAAAAGCTGATGAAATTCATCAGGAAATCCTGGCTGCACGTGCAGCGAAATCCGCAGCTGCAACACAAATAAATGGAGAGGAAATCTTCACTAATATTTGTACTGCCTGCCATCAATTTGATCAGCGGGTTGTAGGTCCTCCATACATGAGTGTTTTGGCAAAATATGAAAACGATAAAGATGCATTGGTGCAGTTTATCATGAATCCGTCCAAAATAGATACTGACTATCCGCCAATGCCAAACCAAAATTTAAGAAAGCCAGAAGCATCCGCGGTTGCGGATTACTTATTGCAAGAATATGTCAATCGGAAATGA
- a CDS encoding protoheme IX farnesyltransferase translates to MNQKKIRILLELTKFKISLFSSLTVSVGYILATGSLTLETFIPTFGILFLACGSSALNHYQERNTDKLMKRTKGRPIPSGRIAAGKVLTVSIILCFLGLLILFLGTNQTAFLLGLFALMWYNGVYTNLKKVTAFAVVPGSLIGSIPPAIGWSAGGESLADPQIWPVLFFFFIWQIPHFWLLILLYGEQYENAGLPSMTKLFSVRQIKRLIFIWIIATAVTCTLFPFFGLVKFSIINIALYGLAIWLIFKSSRMFGVNADNYSPGSGFRVINIYALLVIMLISIDNLI, encoded by the coding sequence ATGAATCAAAAAAAAATAAGAATTCTACTCGAACTCACCAAATTTAAGATTTCACTATTTTCATCCCTCACAGTCTCAGTTGGTTATATCTTGGCTACGGGATCGCTTACCCTGGAAACTTTTATTCCGACTTTCGGAATATTATTCTTAGCTTGTGGCTCATCTGCTTTGAACCACTACCAGGAGCGGAATACAGATAAATTGATGAAGAGGACCAAAGGCCGGCCTATCCCATCTGGGAGAATAGCAGCAGGTAAGGTGCTGACCGTCTCAATAATATTATGCTTTTTAGGTTTACTGATATTGTTCCTGGGAACGAATCAAACAGCTTTTTTACTTGGGCTATTTGCCTTGATGTGGTACAATGGCGTTTATACCAATCTAAAAAAAGTAACAGCTTTTGCAGTAGTTCCGGGCTCTTTGATTGGATCCATTCCACCGGCAATCGGTTGGAGTGCAGGGGGAGAAAGCCTGGCAGATCCGCAAATCTGGCCGGTGCTATTTTTCTTTTTTATTTGGCAGATCCCCCATTTTTGGTTGTTAATCTTACTTTATGGCGAACAATACGAAAATGCCGGGTTGCCTTCCATGACAAAATTGTTTTCAGTTCGCCAAATAAAACGACTGATATTCATATGGATTATCGCCACTGCAGTAACTTGTACCCTGTTTCCGTTTTTTGGTCTTGTGAAATTTTCCATCATAAATATTGCTCTTTATGGTCTTGCAATTTGGTTAATTTTTAAGTCATCCAGAATGTTTGGTGTGAATGCCGATAATTATTCCCCCGGTTCCGGATTTCGCGTGATAAATATTTATGCATTGTTGGTAATTATGTTAATTTCTATTGACAATTTAATTTAA